A genome region from Thermococcus onnurineus NA1 includes the following:
- a CDS encoding cyclase family protein, with amino-acid sequence MIIDLSLSLSEETRVYPGDPEVRIKPWAVIERDGYYMNVLKLGEHSGTHVDAPAHFIPGGKTVDELPLEKFMGPGLVIDVRSGEGLVGLEEVPDSGFLGRIVLFLTGGRELSPEVALFLVAEGARAVGTDAMSIGDDAVHRILLSEEVPIFENLTNLELLVGEEFTFIAFPLKVRTGSGSPVRAVAITK; translated from the coding sequence ATGATAATCGACCTTTCCCTTTCCCTCTCCGAGGAGACCCGGGTTTATCCTGGAGACCCGGAGGTACGGATAAAGCCCTGGGCGGTTATAGAACGTGACGGCTACTACATGAACGTCTTAAAGCTGGGTGAGCACAGCGGGACCCATGTCGATGCGCCGGCGCACTTCATACCCGGGGGAAAAACAGTTGATGAGCTTCCCCTTGAGAAGTTTATGGGCCCCGGTCTCGTTATCGATGTCCGGAGCGGTGAAGGACTGGTAGGGCTTGAAGAGGTGCCTGACTCTGGATTCCTGGGGAGGATCGTTCTGTTTCTCACTGGAGGAAGGGAATTATCACCTGAAGTCGCCCTGTTCCTTGTTGCGGAGGGGGCTAGAGCTGTTGGAACAGATGCCATGAGCATAGGGGATGATGCCGTGCACAGGATACTCCTCAGTGAGGAGGTACCTATCTTCGAGAACCTTACCAATCTCGAGCTTTTGGTGGGGGAAGAGTTCACATTCATAGCATTTCCACTGAAAGTTAGGACGGGTTCGGGTAGTCCAGTCCGAGCAGTTGCTATAACCAAATAA
- a CDS encoding adenosylhomocysteinase translates to MDCTKDYCVKDINLAPSGEKKIDWVSRFMPVLQNIRNDFEKRQPFKGVRIAATLHLEMKTAFLLLTLKAAGAEVSAAASNPLSTQDDVVAALAKAGVKVYAVRGESREEYYENMHRALDIRPNIIIDDGADMISVVHRERTELIDEVWGASEETTTGVIRLRAMEKDGVLRFPIIAVNDSYTKYLFDNRYGTGQSTWDGILRTTNLLIAGKNVVVVGYGWCGRGIAMRARGLGATVIVVEVDPIRALEARMDGFMVTNMLEAAKIGDIFITATGDINCIRKEHFELMKDGVILANAGHFDVEISKPDLEALAVEINQPRPNITEYKLADGRRLYLLAEGRLVNLAAADGHPAEIMDMSFALQAKAAEYIRNNHKKLEPKVYVLPREIDEMVARIKLKAMGIEIEKLTQEQRKYLESWEHGT, encoded by the coding sequence ATGGACTGCACGAAGGATTACTGCGTCAAGGACATCAACCTGGCACCCAGCGGGGAGAAGAAGATAGACTGGGTATCCCGCTTTATGCCGGTTCTCCAGAATATAAGGAATGATTTCGAGAAGAGGCAGCCCTTCAAAGGGGTTAGAATCGCGGCAACACTCCACCTCGAAATGAAAACGGCATTTTTACTGCTCACCCTCAAGGCAGCCGGTGCAGAAGTTTCGGCCGCGGCGAGCAATCCACTTTCAACCCAAGACGACGTTGTTGCGGCTTTGGCCAAGGCTGGCGTTAAGGTCTACGCGGTGAGGGGCGAGAGCCGGGAGGAGTACTACGAGAACATGCATAGAGCGCTGGATATTAGGCCGAACATAATAATAGACGATGGGGCAGACATGATAAGCGTTGTCCACCGCGAAAGGACGGAGCTGATAGACGAGGTTTGGGGTGCCAGTGAAGAGACTACGACCGGCGTTATAAGACTCCGCGCAATGGAGAAGGACGGCGTGCTGAGGTTCCCGATAATAGCTGTGAACGATAGCTACACCAAATATCTCTTCGACAACCGCTACGGAACGGGCCAGTCCACGTGGGATGGCATACTAAGAACTACCAACCTACTTATAGCCGGGAAAAATGTCGTCGTTGTCGGCTATGGCTGGTGCGGAAGAGGCATAGCTATGAGAGCCCGGGGACTCGGAGCAACCGTTATCGTTGTCGAAGTTGACCCGATCAGGGCTCTCGAGGCAAGAATGGACGGCTTCATGGTCACGAACATGCTCGAGGCTGCAAAAATTGGCGATATCTTCATTACGGCAACCGGAGACATCAACTGTATCCGCAAAGAACACTTCGAACTCATGAAGGACGGTGTTATCCTTGCCAACGCCGGCCATTTCGACGTTGAGATAAGCAAACCCGACCTAGAGGCACTGGCTGTAGAGATAAACCAGCCGAGGCCAAACATCACCGAGTACAAGCTCGCCGATGGAAGAAGGCTCTATCTCCTCGCGGAGGGTAGACTCGTCAATCTGGCTGCGGCAGATGGCCACCCTGCCGAGATAATGGATATGAGCTTTGCTCTGCAAGCTAAGGCGGCCGAATATATCAGAAATAACCACAAGAAGCTTGAGCCCAAAGTCTATGTGCTCCCAAGAGAGATAGATGAGATGGTAGCAAGGATTAAACTCAAGGCAATGGGCATCGAGATTGAAAAACTCACGCAGGAGCAGAGAAAGTACCTTGAGAGCTGGGAACACGGCACATAA
- a CDS encoding caspase family protein, translated as MKKFSTIFVVLVVLLSLPMAASVQQRHGIDYSKPLYAEDVKIGYKMTVDYIPRAAGFRGGQGGGTSVTTTATGILGAPVEGEKYAIVIGIADYPGTSSDLQYTDDDAQLVYDTLINVYGFKPENIILLLNMDASFYNIYNAVMELKSKVQPGDEVVFYFSGHGSNGRAEDGDDEIIDEALVTHDGNPDGSFILIWDGQLKAWFEDFPTDRIIFIFDSCYSGGMTDLAAEGRIVVMASGEREFSLESSEWQHGQFTYYFFLEGINYGYADVYDHDGDPTTPDVTVEEAFDYTLANCEQQTPVIVDGFTNDLLP; from the coding sequence ATGAAGAAGTTTTCAACCATATTCGTGGTGTTAGTAGTACTGCTTAGTCTACCCATGGCTGCCTCTGTCCAGCAGAGGCACGGCATAGACTACTCCAAGCCACTCTATGCAGAGGACGTAAAGATAGGATATAAAATGACCGTAGACTATATTCCAAGGGCCGCAGGATTCCGGGGCGGACAAGGCGGTGGAACCAGTGTCACAACGACAGCTACGGGCATTCTTGGAGCCCCCGTCGAGGGAGAGAAGTACGCGATAGTCATAGGCATCGCCGATTACCCAGGTACTTCAAGCGACCTTCAGTATACTGACGATGACGCTCAGCTTGTCTATGACACTCTGATTAACGTCTATGGGTTCAAACCAGAGAACATAATATTACTTCTAAACATGGACGCTAGCTTCTACAACATATATAACGCAGTCATGGAGCTTAAATCAAAGGTTCAGCCTGGCGATGAGGTTGTCTTCTACTTCAGCGGACACGGTTCAAACGGAAGGGCAGAGGATGGAGATGATGAAATAATCGACGAAGCACTCGTTACCCATGACGGCAATCCAGACGGAAGCTTCATCCTTATATGGGACGGCCAGCTCAAAGCGTGGTTCGAGGACTTCCCAACCGACAGGATAATATTCATCTTCGACAGCTGCTACTCCGGAGGAATGACCGACCTAGCTGCCGAGGGTAGGATTGTGGTCATGGCTTCCGGAGAGAGGGAGTTCTCACTTGAGAGCTCTGAATGGCAGCACGGCCAGTTCACGTACTACTTCTTCCTTGAGGGCATAAACTACGGCTACGCTGATGTCTACGACCACGATGGAGACCCCACCACCCCGGACGTCACCGTCGAGGAGGCCTTTGACTACACCCTAGCCAACTGCGAGCAACAGACACCAGTCATCGTGGACGGCTTTACCAACGATCTCCTTCCGTAA
- the tsaA gene encoding tRNA (N6-threonylcarbamoyladenosine(37)-N6)-methyltransferase TrmO translates to MDFGSLKIIPVGRVRKENEKTWLELYPEFSEAVEGLREGDWIKLILWFHESDTPERKSVLKVHPYNNTKNPLKGVFATRSPIRPNPLAIYAVKIHRIKGNRLYIDWIDAHDGTPIADIKILVERLDCPKEMPIEEWELDIKKSRQVGEINLIPRKDEHLDELEEVSPDEYDALVVEIGPKTTVLTAEELVKLIEVLEEFYDKLPVEIKDKLRRHEGRSH, encoded by the coding sequence ATGGACTTTGGGTCCCTTAAGATTATTCCCGTTGGCAGAGTCAGGAAAGAAAACGAGAAAACTTGGCTTGAACTCTATCCCGAGTTCAGCGAAGCCGTAGAAGGGCTTCGAGAGGGAGATTGGATAAAGCTCATCCTCTGGTTCCATGAAAGCGACACGCCCGAACGGAAGAGCGTCTTGAAAGTTCATCCCTACAACAACACTAAAAATCCCCTCAAGGGCGTCTTCGCCACCCGCTCTCCCATTAGGCCAAACCCTCTGGCAATTTATGCGGTCAAAATCCATAGAATAAAAGGAAACAGGCTGTACATAGACTGGATTGACGCCCACGACGGAACGCCAATAGCCGACATCAAAATACTCGTCGAGAGGCTCGACTGTCCAAAGGAAATGCCCATCGAGGAGTGGGAACTCGACATCAAGAAATCGCGACAGGTGGGAGAGATAAACCTGATTCCGAGGAAGGACGAGCACCTCGACGAGCTGGAGGAAGTTTCTCCGGATGAATACGACGCTCTTGTGGTCGAAATCGGACCGAAGACGACGGTTCTAACTGCGGAAGAACTCGTAAAGCTCATTGAAGTGTTGGAGGAGTTCTACGATAAACTGCCCGTGGAAATTAAAGACAAGCTCAGAAGACACGAAGGGCGCTCTCATTGA
- a CDS encoding HD domain-containing protein — translation MLDLFFEAGNLKKLPRTGWLLRGVSNPESIADHSYRVALITLFLADSLKENGIEIDVERALKIAILHDLAEARITDVPLTAQYYLDKGKAEKKAAMEMFIKAGSLAKEYFRLWREYEEGLSLEGRLVKFADKLEMLIQALEYEQTGFKNLDEFWSALEKLRESEFYEYFKELVEGLARLHKQKL, via the coding sequence ATGCTCGATCTGTTTTTTGAAGCAGGGAACCTCAAGAAGCTGCCGAGAACGGGCTGGCTTCTGAGGGGTGTTTCAAACCCGGAGAGCATAGCTGACCACAGCTACCGTGTGGCCCTGATAACCCTTTTCCTGGCAGATTCTTTGAAGGAAAATGGGATTGAGATAGATGTTGAGCGGGCCCTCAAGATAGCAATACTCCACGATCTGGCAGAGGCAAGAATAACGGACGTTCCCCTAACTGCCCAGTACTACCTTGATAAGGGAAAAGCTGAGAAGAAAGCTGCAATGGAGATGTTCATTAAGGCCGGATCCTTGGCAAAGGAGTACTTCAGGCTCTGGCGCGAGTACGAGGAAGGGCTCAGCCTTGAGGGCAGACTCGTTAAGTTCGCCGACAAGCTGGAGATGTTGATTCAGGCACTGGAATACGAGCAGACGGGCTTTAAGAATCTCGACGAGTTCTGGAGCGCTCTTGAAAAGTTGAGGGAGAGCGAGTTTTACGAGTACTTCAAGGAGTTGGTGGAAGGGCTTGCAAGGCTGCACAAACAAAAACTTTAA
- a CDS encoding Era-like GTP-binding protein has protein sequence MIKVAIIGAENVGKSTLMNALIGGKISEVENLPGTTKGTIRRRFGKLKIPKSMKNPMGGADEFVLIDTAGLFDPQRELRGKVLSEEKFREIIEEIISSDIVIHMVDATVGLHRGMEKLHHMLKFRYEKPIIVVINKTDLVPRERVEELRRIIKKRLEQEAIPLSLVTYEGFNDLLKALAYYAQYV, from the coding sequence ATGATAAAGGTTGCGATTATAGGAGCCGAAAACGTCGGTAAATCAACGCTCATGAACGCCCTCATTGGGGGCAAAATTTCAGAGGTGGAGAACCTTCCGGGAACTACAAAGGGAACCATAAGGCGGCGCTTCGGCAAGCTGAAGATACCGAAGAGCATGAAGAACCCGATGGGCGGTGCAGATGAGTTTGTCCTCATAGACACGGCCGGACTCTTCGATCCACAGAGGGAGCTCAGAGGGAAGGTCCTCAGTGAGGAAAAGTTCAGGGAGATTATAGAGGAGATAATATCATCGGACATCGTCATCCACATGGTTGATGCGACGGTCGGCCTCCACAGGGGTATGGAAAAGCTCCACCACATGCTCAAGTTCAGATACGAGAAGCCAATAATAGTGGTCATCAACAAGACAGACCTTGTCCCAAGGGAGCGGGTCGAGGAGCTGAGAAGGATAATAAAGAAGCGCCTTGAACAGGAGGCCATCCCTCTCTCGCTGGTCACCTACGAAGGCTTCAACGACCTGCTGAAGGCGTTAGCCTATTACGCCCAGTACGTCTGA
- a CDS encoding secondary thiamine-phosphate synthase enzyme YjbQ, whose protein sequence is MLFEIEVPTKERFQIIDITKEIQHLVWRSDVTSGIVVVFTKHTTTGLLINENEERLLQDIKAKMKELVPKGAGYGHDSIDSNAHSHIRASLFLSPEIVVPVDEGELLLGTWQRILFVELDGPRHRKVLVKICKC, encoded by the coding sequence ATGCTCTTCGAGATTGAGGTGCCCACGAAGGAGAGATTTCAGATAATAGACATAACGAAGGAGATTCAGCACCTCGTCTGGAGGAGTGACGTCACGAGCGGCATCGTCGTTGTTTTTACCAAGCACACGACGACGGGCCTCTTAATAAATGAGAATGAGGAGAGGCTCCTCCAGGATATAAAGGCCAAGATGAAGGAACTTGTTCCCAAAGGGGCCGGCTACGGTCATGACTCAATAGACAGCAACGCCCACTCCCATATAAGGGCGAGCCTCTTCCTCAGCCCAGAGATCGTCGTGCCTGTAGACGAGGGAGAACTTCTGCTTGGAACTTGGCAGAGGATACTCTTCGTCGAACTCGATGGGCCGAGGCACAGAAAAGTTCTGGTAAAGATATGCAAGTGCTGA
- a CDS encoding TRM11 family SAM-dependent methyltransferase — protein sequence MYAVIFGKNPRLSEAEFHSFARRFHLKVRPVESGRDWLVFEADPNVERYFRWLGGSLKLVKILGEGEGTIREFEYSKLFTVSLYGKSDWKLWRKLGSEIKKEFKVEGPSKFFKPAKVYAMPAELILKGFPETKDFVFLFGESLWVGETIKVTDPFELKKLDVERPIQRPILSIPPRLARIMVNLSGVRKGNFLDPFCGIGTIVQEFVLQGLSAYGSDRDEKAIRDAKKNLTWLRKEFHLKNSAHLEVCDARKLRRCLRTRFDAIVTEPYLGKPLKRNPSRGEAIKLTNELDRFYYPVFESFSEVLKRNGKVVFVFPAYRLSSGGIYRKDRKWLGKLGFEVLGKYTDYEERHKLVRDIHVLRYRG from the coding sequence ATGTACGCAGTAATATTCGGTAAGAATCCCCGTCTCAGCGAGGCAGAGTTTCACTCCTTCGCGAGGAGGTTTCATCTAAAGGTTAGGCCAGTCGAGAGCGGGAGGGACTGGCTGGTTTTCGAGGCTGATCCCAACGTAGAAAGATATTTTAGGTGGCTCGGAGGCTCGCTGAAGCTGGTTAAGATACTTGGTGAGGGAGAGGGAACTATACGGGAGTTTGAATACTCAAAGCTTTTCACAGTGAGCCTCTACGGGAAGAGCGACTGGAAGCTCTGGCGGAAGCTTGGGAGCGAGATAAAGAAGGAGTTCAAAGTCGAAGGTCCCTCAAAGTTCTTCAAACCGGCCAAAGTTTACGCCATGCCGGCCGAGCTCATCCTCAAGGGATTTCCAGAAACTAAGGACTTTGTATTCCTCTTCGGCGAGAGTCTCTGGGTTGGAGAGACGATTAAGGTCACTGACCCCTTTGAGCTGAAAAAGCTTGACGTCGAAAGGCCGATTCAGAGGCCGATACTATCCATTCCACCCAGACTGGCGAGGATAATGGTGAACCTGAGCGGGGTGAGAAAAGGCAACTTCCTCGATCCCTTCTGTGGCATAGGAACGATAGTCCAGGAGTTCGTCCTCCAGGGGCTTTCAGCTTACGGAAGCGACAGGGACGAGAAAGCCATTAGAGACGCCAAGAAAAACTTAACGTGGCTTAGGAAGGAGTTCCACCTTAAGAACTCGGCCCACCTTGAGGTCTGTGACGCTAGGAAGCTGAGGAGGTGCCTCAGGACAAGGTTTGACGCCATAGTCACAGAACCCTACCTCGGCAAGCCTCTCAAGAGGAACCCGAGCAGAGGGGAGGCGATAAAGCTCACCAACGAGCTTGATCGCTTCTATTATCCGGTCTTCGAGAGCTTCAGTGAGGTTCTCAAGAGGAATGGAAAGGTTGTCTTCGTCTTCCCAGCATACAGGCTTTCCAGCGGTGGAATCTATAGAAAAGACAGGAAGTGGCTCGGGAAACTCGGCTTTGAGGTCCTGGGCAAATACACCGACTATGAAGAGAGGCACAAACTGGTCAGAGACATTCACGTGCTGAGATACAGAGGTTAA
- a CDS encoding NfeD family protein — MKKGNILKLLALMADELIVAVLLLIVLPAMGINVPTRGVLVILGVLLIKDIVIAPFLLNTFDRKVEVGVEVLIGRTAVVVEDLTSEGLVKLEGGLWKAECINGTARRGEEVKVVAVEGTKVLVECPE, encoded by the coding sequence ATGAAAAAGGGAAATATTCTCAAGCTTCTCGCATTGATGGCGGACGAACTTATTGTGGCCGTTCTGCTCTTAATCGTCCTCCCCGCAATGGGCATAAACGTTCCCACCAGGGGTGTGCTGGTTATCTTGGGAGTACTCCTGATCAAGGACATAGTCATCGCCCCGTTCCTTCTCAATACCTTCGACAGAAAGGTGGAAGTCGGCGTTGAGGTGTTGATAGGCAGGACTGCAGTGGTTGTTGAGGATTTAACGTCCGAAGGTCTTGTCAAGCTCGAAGGCGGGCTCTGGAAGGCAGAATGCATAAATGGAACTGCTAGGAGGGGTGAGGAAGTGAAAGTCGTTGCCGTTGAGGGCACTAAGGTTCTCGTGGAATGCCCAGAGTAG
- a CDS encoding M48 family metallopeptidase: MDYELRVRPVKYARLEVRPDGKVVVTAPFGFDVDSFIENHRKWLEKKLAGVEKARKEAEKGFPLDGRFYHVIHGRKPKIHDRFGTVVLPPMPEQMISLLRERLRRELHELIGEYSRKMGVEPGKIYVRLGRSKWGSCSSRKNLSFNLRLIVVPENLKRYVVVHELAHLRYLNHSKAFWELVGRFYPDYKTARRELKHWWRVVELNEYWRWLEGRE; this comes from the coding sequence ATGGACTACGAGCTCCGCGTGAGGCCGGTAAAGTACGCCCGGCTTGAGGTCAGGCCGGATGGAAAGGTAGTTGTTACGGCCCCGTTCGGCTTTGACGTTGATTCCTTTATTGAGAATCACAGGAAGTGGCTTGAGAAAAAACTTGCTGGGGTTGAAAAAGCCCGGAAAGAGGCGGAAAAGGGTTTTCCCCTCGATGGCAGGTTCTACCACGTCATCCATGGTAGAAAGCCGAAGATACACGACCGGTTCGGGACGGTCGTCCTCCCTCCGATGCCCGAACAGATGATCTCGCTCCTCAGAGAGCGCCTCAGGAGGGAACTCCACGAGCTTATCGGTGAGTACTCCCGGAAGATGGGCGTCGAACCCGGAAAGATCTACGTGAGGCTCGGCAGGAGCAAGTGGGGAAGCTGCTCTTCGAGGAAAAACCTGAGCTTCAACCTCCGTCTCATAGTCGTTCCAGAAAATCTGAAGCGATACGTTGTTGTTCACGAGCTTGCTCACCTGAGGTATCTCAACCACTCAAAGGCCTTCTGGGAACTCGTCGGAAGGTTTTATCCTGACTACAAAACCGCCAGAAGGGAGCTCAAACACTGGTGGCGCGTGGTTGAGCTGAACGAATACTGGCGCTGGCTGGAGGGAAGGGAATGA
- a CDS encoding diacylglycerol/polyprenol kinase family protein, translated as MNRISRRELIRKAWHISPGILGAPIIVFTPRWVTLLVVWGLAFLYTLQHLKLRRGWKFTVPIADISYRQMAREDEVDNYLGSFLFWVTMAMICSIFPKIAALSALWVSTFGDCFNAIIGQAVGGPKIPWNKRKTIIGSATMFGVSLVMLVFAHRVLGMQYSLPFLGLVAMIAVFLESLPIPSAYDEFTVPFATALLIWLAYGGELLGVTW; from the coding sequence ATGAACCGTATATCTCGAAGGGAGCTGATAAGAAAGGCTTGGCATATCTCACCGGGAATACTTGGTGCTCCAATAATAGTCTTCACGCCAAGGTGGGTAACGCTCTTGGTGGTGTGGGGTTTAGCATTCCTCTACACTCTCCAGCATCTCAAGCTGAGGCGCGGCTGGAAATTCACGGTTCCGATAGCCGATATAAGCTACCGCCAGATGGCGAGGGAGGACGAAGTCGACAACTATCTGGGGAGCTTCCTCTTCTGGGTTACGATGGCAATGATATGTTCAATCTTTCCGAAGATAGCCGCCCTCTCGGCACTGTGGGTCTCGACCTTCGGCGACTGCTTCAATGCAATAATCGGCCAGGCGGTTGGTGGCCCGAAGATTCCGTGGAATAAAAGAAAGACCATCATTGGAAGTGCCACAATGTTCGGTGTATCTCTGGTCATGCTGGTTTTTGCCCACAGAGTCCTTGGTATGCAGTATTCCCTCCCGTTCCTGGGATTGGTGGCCATGATTGCGGTATTTCTGGAGAGCCTTCCCATCCCGTCGGCCTACGACGAGTTCACGGTTCCATTTGCAACTGCCCTCCTGATATGGCTCGCCTATGGTGGAGAACTGCTTGGTGTGACGTGGTGA
- a CDS encoding glycerate kinase type-2 family protein, translating into MNAALKAADPYMAVKNSFGFDGEWLIVKEEKFRVSGKIYLLAFGKAACAMAKAAYEVLGEKIAEGLIVTKYGYAANCVDDSKITVIEAGHPVPDENSMRGALAGVELAEKVGEEDLLLVLISGGGSALFTLPEDGISLDDKIQTNELLLKSGAKIYEINTVRKHISKVKGGKLAKLVKGTVVSLILSDVVGDPLEAIASGPTVSDPTTFEDAHRVLRLYGVWDKLPESVRKHIEKGLRGEAEETLKEDLPNVHNFIVGSGAIACEAAKRKAEELGFNAHILTTTLEGKAREVALAIGSLIQEIASRNRPFERPAVLIAGGEWTVTIEGEAGLGGPNQEFALSIARKIAGLNAVVLALDTDGTDGPTDASGGIVDGSTLENLKTAGIGVEEVLKKHDVYRALEKVGALLKTGPTGTNVNSLVIAVIP; encoded by the coding sequence ATGAACGCCGCCCTCAAAGCGGCTGATCCTTATATGGCAGTGAAAAACTCCTTCGGCTTTGATGGGGAGTGGCTGATTGTTAAAGAGGAGAAATTTAGGGTTTCTGGAAAAATTTACCTCCTCGCTTTCGGCAAGGCTGCCTGTGCGATGGCTAAAGCTGCTTATGAGGTTCTCGGTGAGAAGATAGCAGAAGGCCTCATCGTCACAAAATATGGATACGCTGCAAATTGCGTGGACGACTCGAAAATTACGGTAATCGAGGCGGGTCATCCAGTTCCCGACGAGAACTCTATGAGAGGCGCACTGGCTGGCGTTGAGCTCGCGGAAAAAGTTGGGGAAGAGGATTTACTTCTTGTCCTGATTTCAGGTGGAGGTTCGGCTCTCTTTACTCTACCCGAGGACGGCATAAGCCTTGACGACAAGATACAGACGAACGAGCTTCTTTTGAAAAGTGGGGCGAAGATTTACGAGATAAACACCGTTAGGAAGCACATCTCAAAGGTGAAGGGCGGAAAACTGGCAAAGCTTGTGAAGGGGACGGTTGTAAGTTTAATCCTCTCGGATGTCGTCGGTGACCCCTTGGAGGCCATAGCCTCTGGACCAACTGTGAGTGACCCCACAACCTTTGAAGACGCTCACAGGGTTCTGAGGCTCTACGGTGTGTGGGACAAGCTCCCGGAGAGTGTTAGGAAGCACATAGAAAAAGGCCTCCGGGGGGAAGCAGAGGAGACCCTCAAAGAAGATCTGCCCAACGTTCACAACTTCATAGTGGGGAGCGGGGCTATAGCGTGTGAGGCCGCAAAGAGAAAGGCCGAAGAGCTCGGTTTTAATGCCCACATCCTGACGACCACCCTTGAAGGCAAGGCAAGGGAGGTAGCGCTCGCAATCGGCTCGCTGATTCAGGAGATAGCCTCGAGAAACCGGCCCTTTGAGAGGCCCGCTGTTCTGATAGCCGGTGGTGAGTGGACAGTCACGATTGAAGGGGAAGCTGGTCTCGGCGGCCCGAACCAGGAGTTCGCGCTGAGCATAGCGAGGAAGATAGCTGGCTTAAACGCCGTAGTTTTGGCTCTTGACACCGACGGAACCGACGGTCCCACCGATGCCTCCGGGGGAATTGTTGACGGATCCACCCTTGAAAATCTCAAAACGGCTGGAATAGGTGTGGAGGAAGTCCTTAAGAAACACGACGTCTACAGGGCCCTCGAAAAAGTAGGTGCGCTCCTCAAAACCGGCCCGACCGGAACGAACGTCAACTCGCTGGTGATAGCGGTGATTCCGTAG
- a CDS encoding DUF371 domain-containing protein has product MLREIIRCRGHENVRATHKSTLEFTKEDYLTPRGDCILCIEADKGINDLSEEFKRALKEGKRLLIRIKIADLIDEVLAEGSPRLILEHPYSMVVRKSDYIDGRTLAIKANKAARDIDRRIVELLKNPKTVAEIELIILD; this is encoded by the coding sequence ATGCTCAGGGAAATCATCCGCTGCCGGGGTCACGAGAACGTTAGGGCCACTCACAAGTCCACGCTTGAGTTTACAAAGGAGGACTACCTGACCCCGAGAGGAGATTGCATACTCTGTATTGAAGCTGACAAAGGAATAAACGACCTGAGTGAGGAGTTTAAGCGAGCGCTGAAAGAAGGAAAGAGGCTCCTCATAAGGATAAAAATCGCTGACCTTATCGACGAAGTTCTCGCCGAGGGGAGCCCCAGGCTGATTCTCGAACATCCCTACTCCATGGTCGTCAGGAAGAGCGACTACATCGATGGAAGAACCCTTGCGATAAAAGCGAACAAAGCCGCTAGAGACATAGACAGGCGCATCGTTGAGCTTCTAAAGAACCCAAAAACTGTTGCTGAGATAGAGCTGATTATCCTCGACTGA
- a CDS encoding 30S ribosomal protein S17e: MGNIRQTFIKRVARELFDRYPDQFTKDFEHNKKKVGELTNVTSKTIRNRIAGYITRLVRMKEEGKML; this comes from the coding sequence ATGGGAAACATCAGGCAGACGTTCATTAAGAGGGTTGCAAGGGAGCTCTTTGACCGCTATCCAGACCAGTTCACCAAGGACTTCGAGCACAACAAGAAGAAGGTCGGGGAGCTGACCAACGTTACCAGTAAGACCATCAGGAACAGGATAGCGGGCTACATCACCAGGCTCGTGAGAATGAAAGAAGAGGGCAAGATGCTCTGA
- a CDS encoding ArsR/SmtB family transcription factor gives MESNKNMGRLLDILGNETRRRILILLTRRPYFVSELSQELGVGQKAVLEHLRILESAGLIEGRVEKIPRGRPRKYYTIKRGFRLEVLLTPYAFGTEMYEPKAPRPTREYAQARALIKSTEPVEDKIRELVMFLAEIQERIEELIMTKQELEEVRLITETYIENLLRRIAQENEREFERLMREFGPRLPRKILEDLDDF, from the coding sequence ATGGAGTCAAATAAGAACATGGGACGATTGCTTGACATACTAGGAAACGAGACGCGAAGAAGGATACTCATCCTGCTCACCAGGAGGCCGTACTTTGTGAGCGAGCTTAGTCAGGAGCTTGGTGTTGGCCAGAAGGCCGTTTTGGAGCACCTCAGAATACTTGAGAGTGCGGGACTGATTGAAGGTAGGGTGGAGAAGATCCCGCGTGGCAGACCGAGGAAGTACTACACGATAAAGCGCGGCTTCCGTTTAGAGGTTCTCCTGACGCCGTATGCCTTTGGAACAGAGATGTACGAGCCAAAGGCGCCAAGGCCCACCCGCGAGTATGCTCAGGCGAGGGCGCTGATAAAGTCTACCGAGCCAGTGGAGGACAAGATTAGAGAGCTCGTGATGTTCCTCGCCGAGATTCAGGAAAGGATTGAGGAGCTCATAATGACAAAGCAGGAGCTTGAAGAGGTCCGCCTTATCACCGAGACCTACATAGAGAATCTCCTGCGGAGAATAGCCCAGGAGAACGAGCGCGAATTCGAGAGACTCATGCGCGAGTTTGGCCCGAGGCTCCCTAGGAAGATACTGGAAGACCTCGACGACTTTTAG